AAGGGGGCGGTGTCGAGCACCTCGACGTTCGGCATCAGGAGGTCGAGGTGGGCCTCGATCAGGTCCTCGAGGAGAACGTACCGCGAGCCTTCCTCGACGGGGACGAGTCGCGGGCGGTTCTGGGGCACCTTGATCCGGGTGAAGATGGGGTCCTCGTCGGCGTCGTGGCGGACGAAGACGCCGAGCGAGAGGCTGAGATTGGAGATAAAGGGGAAGGGATGGGCGGGGTCGAACGCCAGCGGGGTCAGCGTCGGCAGGACGGACTCCTCGAAGTACGCCCGCATCCGCTCGCGTTCGGCCGCGGTGAGGCCGTCGTAGTCGACGATCTCGACGCCCGCCTCGGCGAGCGCCGGACGGATCACCTCGCGGTAACAGTCCGTCTGGCGGTCGAACATCGGGCCGGTCGTGTCGAGAATCTCGCGCCACTGCTCGCGGGGTGTCCGCCCGTCGACCGTCGGATCGGTGACGCCGGCGTCGATCTGTTGTTTCAGGCCGCCCACCCGTTTCATGAAGAACTCGTCGAGATTCTTGGTGAAGAGACCGAGAAACCGCACGCGTTCGAGGAGGGGCGTCCGCTCGTCGAGCGCCTCGTGGAGGACGCGCTTCTGGAATTCGAGGTGGCTCAACTCGCGGTTCAGGTAGTATCGCGTGTCGTCGAGGTCCGGGGAGTCGCCGCGTGACCCGTCCGAATCGTCTGAATCTGACATGGCTGGGAGGTGCCACGGCGTCGGCGCCGTGGCGCGAATCACCGTCCCGGACGGCGACACCACGGAAAGCCGTTGGTATGATTTCTACGTCGTTCTATCGAGAAATATATATCGCCACTGCGGCGTGACAGTTACTTTAGGCGAGCCTAATCGCCAGTTACTTTAGGTGGCCCTAAAGAGGGATGAGCATGAGCCAAGACGTCTGTGTGATCGTCCCGACGATCAGGGAGTACGAGTGCGTGCGGTCGTACGTCGCGAACGCGGCGGACCACGGCTTCGACACCGACCGACTGGAGTTCGTGTTGGTGACCGAGGACCACTGTCCGACGGAGGAGATGGCGGCGATGCTCGACGACCTGGGCGTCGCGGGCGAGGTGTTCGACGGGAGTCGGCGCGAGGCGTGGCTGGAGGACCACGGCGTCGGCGACTACGACCACCTGATTCCGGCGCGGAGCCACGCACAGACGAGTTTCGGCCTCCTCTACCTGTGGGCCCACGACCACCCCTACGGCGTCTTCATCGACGACGACACGCGCCCGCACGAGACCGTTGACTTCTTCGGCACCCACCTGGACAACCTGACCGCCGACCGCACGGTCGAGTCGGTGCAGTCGGACGAGAACTGGGTGAACGTCCTGTACCACGACGCCGAGAACCACGGCCTCTACCCCCGCGGCTACCCGTACGCCGCGATGGACGAGACGATCGAGACGGGGGAGAGAGAGGTCGACGAGGTGGTCGCCTCGCAGGGCCTGTGGACGAACGTGCCCGACCTCGACGCGGTGCGCATCCTGATGGACGGCGACCTGCAGGGGCAGGCGGAGACGCGCCTGACGGCCGCCGATTTCGGCCCCGACTTCGTCGTCGAACCCGGCCACTACCTCACCGTCTGCTCGATGAACCTCGGCTTCAAGCGCGAAGTCGTCCCCGCCTTCTACCAGTGTCCCATGGACGACAACGAGTGGTCGGTCGGCCGGTTCGACGACATCTGGAGTGGCGTCTTCCTCAAGCGCGCGGCCGACGTGTTGGGCAAGGACGTGCTGACCGGCGACCCACTCTGCCGCCACGACAAGGCGCCGCGCTCGACGTTCGACGACCTGCACAACGAGGTGGCGGGGCTGGAACTGAACGAACATCTCTGGAAACTGATCGACGGCGCGGGCGCCGACGCCGACACCTACGCCGGCGTCTTCGAGGCGATGGCCGACGCCCTGCTGGACGCGGAGGCCGACTACCGCAACGGCGACTTCCTCGCGTACGTCGGCGAACACATGCACGACTGGCTGGCGTGTCTCGACGACCTGCAGTCGGCCGAGCGGGCGGTGCCGGCGGACGACTGAGGGGCGTCACACGAGTTCCAACGGGAATTTCTCGTGTTGAGCCGTAACTCTCGTGAACTCCTCGCAGAGTTTCCGAATCGGCAAATATAAGTGTTTTAGGGTAGCCTAAATCAAACCATGAAGGAAAACCGTAGCTCCCGGCGTCGAGTCCTCCAACTCGGGGGCGCCGCCGGACTGGCATCGATCGCGGGCTGTAGCGGACTCCTCGGCGGTGGCGGCGGTAACGGCACGAACGGCGGCGATGGCGGCGGTGGCACCGGCGGCGAGAACGTCGTCGGACAGATCGGTTCCGGGCGCTCCCCGTTCGGCTCACGGGACATCTCCGGCGGCGTCTCGATGGCGGAGATGCCCGACCTGAGCGGCGAGTTGACCCTCTACTCCGGCCGCGGCGAACCGCTCGTCGGCCAACTGATCACCTTCATCGAGGACCTCTACCCCGACCTGACGATCCGGCCGCGGTACAACTCGGCCGCGGAGCTGGTAAACCAGATCGAAACCGAGGGATCGGGCAGCCCGGCCGACGTGTTCTACTCCGTCAACGCCGGTTCGCTCGGCGCGCTCAAGGACCGCGAACGGACGGTCGAACTCCCGACCGAGGTGCTGGACATGGTGCCCGACCAGTTCCACGACAGCGACGGGACGTGGATCGGCACCTCGGGGCGCGCCCGGACGATTCCCTACAACACGAACGAACTCTCGGACTCCGACGTCCCGGACGACATCTTCGCGTTCCCGGAGACGGAGGCGTTCCGCGACGCCATCGGCTGTGCCCCCACGTACAGCTCGTTCCAGGCGTTCATCACGGCGATGCGCGTGCTCAACGGCGAGGAGGAGACCCGGCAGTGGCTCAACGGGATGCTCGAACTCGGCCTCGATACCAACTACGCCGACGAGTTCCTGGTGAGTCAGGCCGTCGCCGACGGCGAACTCCGCGCCGGCTTCGCCAACCACTACTACATCCAGCGGGTGCTCGCCGGGCGACCGAACGCCCCCATCGCCACCGCGTTCACCGAGGGCGACGCTGGCGCCATCTTCAACGTCGCCGGCGCCTGCGTCCTCGACACCGCCTCGGACACCGACCTCGCCGCCAACTTCGTCCGGCACCTGCTGTCGGCGGAGGCACAGGACTACTTCGCGCGGGAGACGTTCGAGTACCCACTGGTGCCCGGCGTCGAACCCATCGGCCGCCTGCCGACAATCGACGAATTGAACCCCCCCGAGGATTTAGACCTCACTCAGCTGTCCGATCTGGAGGGGACGGTCGATCTCCTCCGGGACGTCGGCGTGCTCTGACACACCCCCTATGGCCACGGACCACCCCACCATCGACGACGCGAGCGACGACCTGCCGCTACCGACGACGATAGCGAGCGGGGCCGTCGCCGCAGCCGTCCTGCTGCCGCTGGTGTGGCTGGTCCGAACCGCGCTCGACGTGGGGCTGTCGGAGGCCATCGACATCTCGACGCGGCCGTCGACGATCCAGGTGTTCGTCAACAGCGCCGCGCTCGTCGTCGTCGTCACCGTCGCCTCGGTGCTCATCGGCGTCCCGCTCGCCTACCTGACGGTGCGGACCGACCTCCCCTTCCGCCGCGGCTTCACCGTCGCCGTCTCCCTTCCGCTGGTGATTCCGAGTTACATCGGCGCCTTCGCCTTCGTCTCTGCCTTTGGCCCGCAGGGCGCGTTCCAGCGGCTGCTCGCCCCCCTCGGCGTCGAGCGCCTGCCCGAAATCTACGGCTTCGTCGGCGCCTCGCTGGTCATCACGCTCTACACCTACCCCTACGTGTTCATCACGACCCGCGCGGCGCTGAAGTCGCTGGATACGACGCTCATCGACGCCGCGCGGACGCTCGAACACGGCCAGTGGGAGGCGTTCCGCCGCGTGACCATCCCGCAGATCAAGCCAGCGGTCGGCGCCGGCTCCCTCCTCGTTGCGCTCTATGCCCTCTCCGATTTCGGCACCCCCGCGATCATGCAGTTCGACGCCTTTACGCGCGTCATCTACGTCGAGTTCACCACCTTCGGCCGCGACGTGGCCTCGTTGCTCTCGCTCCAGTTGGTCGCGGTTACCCTGCTGATTCTCGGGCTGGAGTCGCACATCCGGGGGAACGAACCGCTGTACGCCGGGCGGCAGGGCGGCCGCACGAGCGGCACGGTCCGGCTCGGCAAGTGGAAGTACGTCGCGATGGCGGCGTGTCTCGCCGTCTCCGGGCTGGCGCTGTTCGTCCCGCTCGGCATCCTGCTGACCTGGCTGGCACAGGGCGGCGCCGAAGTCGGGAGCGCGCTCGCCTTCCAGCCCTCCTACGCCCTCAACTCCGTCGGCGTCTCGGCGGGTGCGGCGCTCGTCGCCACCGTCGCCGGCCTGCCCGTCGCCTACCTCGCCGCCAAACACCGCTCGCGCCTGACCGAAGCCTTCGAGCGGGCGACGTACGTCGGCTACGCCGTCCCCGGCGTGGTGCTCGGCCTCGCTCTGGTGTATCTGGGGACGTCGTACGCCCAACCCATCTACCAGACGCTCTACCTGCTGATCGCGGCGTACGTCGTCCGCTTTCTCCC
This window of the Haloplanus rubicundus genome carries:
- a CDS encoding alpha-1 4-glucan-protein synthase gives rise to the protein MSQDVCVIVPTIREYECVRSYVANAADHGFDTDRLEFVLVTEDHCPTEEMAAMLDDLGVAGEVFDGSRREAWLEDHGVGDYDHLIPARSHAQTSFGLLYLWAHDHPYGVFIDDDTRPHETVDFFGTHLDNLTADRTVESVQSDENWVNVLYHDAENHGLYPRGYPYAAMDETIETGEREVDEVVASQGLWTNVPDLDAVRILMDGDLQGQAETRLTAADFGPDFVVEPGHYLTVCSMNLGFKREVVPAFYQCPMDDNEWSVGRFDDIWSGVFLKRAADVLGKDVLTGDPLCRHDKAPRSTFDDLHNEVAGLELNEHLWKLIDGAGADADTYAGVFEAMADALLDAEADYRNGDFLAYVGEHMHDWLACLDDLQSAERAVPADD
- a CDS encoding ABC transporter substrate-binding protein, producing the protein MKENRSSRRRVLQLGGAAGLASIAGCSGLLGGGGGNGTNGGDGGGGTGGENVVGQIGSGRSPFGSRDISGGVSMAEMPDLSGELTLYSGRGEPLVGQLITFIEDLYPDLTIRPRYNSAAELVNQIETEGSGSPADVFYSVNAGSLGALKDRERTVELPTEVLDMVPDQFHDSDGTWIGTSGRARTIPYNTNELSDSDVPDDIFAFPETEAFRDAIGCAPTYSSFQAFITAMRVLNGEEETRQWLNGMLELGLDTNYADEFLVSQAVADGELRAGFANHYYIQRVLAGRPNAPIATAFTEGDAGAIFNVAGACVLDTASDTDLAANFVRHLLSAEAQDYFARETFEYPLVPGVEPIGRLPTIDELNPPEDLDLTQLSDLEGTVDLLRDVGVL
- a CDS encoding ABC transporter permease, with the protein product MATDHPTIDDASDDLPLPTTIASGAVAAAVLLPLVWLVRTALDVGLSEAIDISTRPSTIQVFVNSAALVVVVTVASVLIGVPLAYLTVRTDLPFRRGFTVAVSLPLVIPSYIGAFAFVSAFGPQGAFQRLLAPLGVERLPEIYGFVGASLVITLYTYPYVFITTRAALKSLDTTLIDAARTLEHGQWEAFRRVTIPQIKPAVGAGSLLVALYALSDFGTPAIMQFDAFTRVIYVEFTTFGRDVASLLSLQLVAVTLLILGLESHIRGNEPLYAGRQGGRTSGTVRLGKWKYVAMAACLAVSGLALFVPLGILLTWLAQGGAEVGSALAFQPSYALNSVGVSAGAALVATVAGLPVAYLAAKHRSRLTEAFERATYVGYAVPGVVLGLALVYLGTSYAQPIYQTLYLLIAAYVVRFLPQAVGSMRASFLRVNPALPEAARTLGRSSFGAFRAVTLPLIAPGLFGGAALVFLTTMKELPATLLLRPSGFKTLVTHIWTATASGYYGHAAVPALILLGVSALSMLVILSQEGYDVK